In the genome of Pseudanabaena sp. FACHB-2040, one region contains:
- a CDS encoding tetratricopeptide repeat protein — translation MPPAVKTGSLSRTELLYGQGSALFSIGRYREALTRFDAVVKLSPDHFQAWTLHGFTLAANKRYEDAIASFNQALALNPQHSLAWHGKGHALAELHHFEEAISHLQQAVRFNPQDHKAWYNLGTAQNQLKQYKDAVASFGHSLQIQPQDYRSWYNKGVAQCGLQEYEAALATLDLALKIKPSSHYIWNQRGTALIQLGRYAEAIQSFDTSLHYEVENPNAWYGKARVYALKGDLEYTLKNLYRTFVLSPYIYRVMVQIDAHFDGLREHPQFQAFVDPSS, via the coding sequence ATGCCCCCTGCGGTGAAGACCGGATCCTTATCGCGAACAGAGTTGCTCTACGGCCAGGGGAGTGCACTTTTCTCCATCGGGCGCTATCGAGAAGCTTTGACTCGGTTCGATGCAGTGGTAAAACTCTCTCCTGATCATTTCCAAGCTTGGACACTCCACGGCTTTACCCTAGCTGCCAATAAACGGTATGAAGATGCGATCGCAAGCTTCAACCAGGCGCTAGCCCTCAACCCGCAACATTCCCTGGCTTGGCACGGTAAAGGCCACGCGCTAGCAGAGCTGCACCATTTTGAAGAGGCCATCAGCCATCTGCAGCAAGCCGTCCGGTTCAACCCCCAAGACCACAAAGCCTGGTACAACCTGGGCACCGCTCAAAATCAGCTAAAACAGTACAAAGACGCCGTTGCCAGCTTTGGGCACAGCCTCCAGATTCAGCCACAGGACTACCGCTCCTGGTACAACAAAGGGGTTGCCCAGTGCGGCCTGCAGGAATACGAAGCGGCCCTAGCCACCCTAGATCTGGCGCTCAAGATCAAGCCCAGCAGCCACTATATCTGGAACCAGCGCGGCACAGCCCTGATCCAGCTAGGCCGCTACGCAGAAGCCATCCAGAGCTTTGATACCTCCCTGCACTACGAAGTCGAAAACCCCAATGCCTGGTACGGCAAAGCTCGGGTATATGCGCTCAAAGGCGACCTAGAATACACCCTCAAAAATCTCTACCGGACCTTTGTTCTTAGCCCTTATATCTACCGGGTCATGGTGCAAATCGATGCCCACTTTGACGGGCTGCGGGAGCATCCTCAGTTTCAGGCATTCGTCGACCCCAGCTCCTAA